A stretch of Gorilla gorilla gorilla isolate KB3781 chromosome 9, NHGRI_mGorGor1-v2.1_pri, whole genome shotgun sequence DNA encodes these proteins:
- the PHLDB1 gene encoding pleckstrin homology-like domain family B member 1 isoform X29, with protein MCAWRAKAAAERTPARPGGPLATAMHRLGRGRGRPPGTQELWSLRTMDAVNRNQTGPGCKTQTVVQKGPLDLIETGKGLKVQTDKPHLVSLGSGRLSTAITLLPLEEGRTVIGSAARDISLQGPGLAPEHCYIENLRGTLTLYPCGNACTIDGLPVRQPTRLTQGCMLCLGQSTFLRFNHPAEAKWMKSMIPTGGRAPGPPYSPVPAESESLVNGNHTPQTATRGPSACASHSSLVSSIEKDLQEIMDSLVLEEPGAAGKKPAATSPLSPMANGGRYLLSPPTSPGAMSVGSSYENTSPAFSPLSSPASSGSCASHSPSGQEPGPSVPPLVPARSSSYHLALQPPQSRPSGARSESPRLSRKGGHERPPSPGLRGLLTDSPAATVLAEARRATESPRLGGQLPVVAISLSEYPASGALSQPTSIPGSPKFQPPVPAPRNKIGTLQDRPPSPFREPPGSERVLTTSPSRQLVGRTFSDGLATRTLQPPESPRLGRRGLDSMRELPPLSPSLSRRALSPLPTRTTPDPKLNREVAESPRPRRWAAHGASPEDFSLTLGARGRRTRSPSPTLGESLAPRKGSFSGRLSPAYSLGSLTGASPCQSPCVQRKLSSGDLRVPVTRERKNSITEISDNEDDLLEYHRRQRQERLREQEMERLERQRLETILNLCAEYSRADGGPEAGELPSIGEATAALALAGRRPSRGLAGASGRSSEEPGVATQRLWESMERSDEENLKEECSSTESTQQEHEDAPSTKLQGEVLALEEERAQVLGRVEQLKVRVKELEQQLQESAREAEMERALLQGEREAERALLQKEQKAVDQLQEKLVALETGIQKERDKEAEALETETKLFEDLEFQQLERESRVEEERELAGQGLLRSKAELLRSIAKRKERLAVLDSQAGQIRAQAVQESERLARDKNASLQLLQKEKEKLTVLERRYHSLTGGRPFPKTTSTLKEVYRTKMDGEATSPLPRTRSGPLPSSSGSSSSSSQLSVATLGRSPSPKSALLTQNGTGSLPRNLAATLQDIETKRQLALQQKGQQVIEEQRRRLAELKQKAAAEAQCQWDALHGAAPFPAGPSGFPPLMHHSILHHLPAGRERGEEGEHAYDTLSLESSDSMETSISTGGNSACSPDNMSSASGLDMGKIEEMEKMLKEAHAEKNRLMESREREMELRRQALEEERRRREQVERRLQSESARRQQLVEKEVKMREKQFSQARPLTRYLPIRKEDFDLKTHIESSGHGVDTCLHVVLSSKVCRGYLVKMGGKIKSWKKRWFVFDRLKRTLSYYVDKHETKLKGVIYFQAIEEVYYDHLRSAAKKRFFRFTMVTESPNPALTFCVKTHDRLYYMVAPSAEAMRIWMDVIVTGAEGYTQFMN; from the exons GGAGGACGGTGATTGGCTCTGCAGCCAGAGACATCTCACTACAGGGCCCAGGCCTGGCTCCAGAGCACTGCTACATCGAGAACCTGCGGGGCACCCTCACCCTCTACCCCTGTGGCAATGCCTGCACTATTGATGGGCTCCCTGTCCGGCAGCCCACCCGGCTCACTCAGG GCTGCATGTTGTGCCTGGGTCAGTCCACCTTCCTTCGCTTTAACCACCCGGCTGAAGCCAAGTGGATGAAAAGCATGATTCCAACAGGGGGCCGAGCCCCTGGGCCCCCCTACAGCCCTGTTCCTG CAGAATCAGAAAGTCTGGTAAATGGGAACCACACCCCACAGACTGCAACACGGGGACCCTCTGCCTGTGCCAGCCACAGTTCCCTGGTGAGCTCTATTGAGAAGGACCTGCAAGAGATCATGGACTCACTGGTGCTAGAGGAGCCTGGAGCTGCTGGCAAGAAGCCTGCCGCAACCTCTCCACTGTCGCCGATGGCTAACGGTGGGCGCTACCTGCTGTCTCCCCCAACCAGCCCCGGCGCCATGTCTGTGGGCTCCAGCTATGAGAACACCTCTCCAGCCTTCTCTCCACTCTCTTCACCAGCCAGCAGTGGAAGCTGTGCCAGTCACTCACCCAGTGGGCAAGAGCCAGGACCTTCTGTGCCCCCGCTGGTACCTGCCCGTTCCTCCAGCTACCATCTGGCCCTACAGCCCCCACAGTCCCGCCCAAGTGGTGCTCGCTCCGAGAGTCCTCGGCTGAGCAGGAAAGGGGGCCATGAGAGGcctcccagccctggcctccGGGGTCTGCTGACAGACAGCCCTGCAGCTACTGTCTTGGCGGAGGCCCGGAGAGCCACTGAGAGCCCCCGGCTGGGTGGGCAGCTGCCTGTGGTGGCCATCAGCCTGAGTGAATACCCAGCTTCTGGTGCTCTCAGTCAACCCACCAGCATTCCTGGCAGCCCCAAGTTTCAGCCTCCAGTCCCTGCTCCCCGAAACAAGATTGGCACACTCCAGGACCGCCCTCCCAGCCCTTTCCGTGAGCCTCCAGGCAGTGAGCGGGTGCTAACAACCAGCCCCTCACGCCAACTGGTGGGCCGAACATTTTCAGATGGGTTAGCCACCCGTACCCTGCAGCCTCCTGAGAGTCCCCGCCTGGGCCGGCGGGGCCTGGACAGTATGCGAGAACTACCCCCCTTAAGTCCGTCTCTGTCCCGGCGAGCTCTCTCCCCCCTGCCCACCCGGACCACCCCAGATCCCAAGCTAAACAGGGAAGTGGCAGAGAGTCCTCGGCCCCGGCGCTGGGCAGCCCATGGGGCTTCACCAGAGGACTTCTCCCTGACGCTGGGGGCACGGGGCCGTAGGACACGGAGCCCCTCACCCACACTGGGTGAGTCTCTGGCACCCCGCAAGGGCAGCTTCAGTGGCAGGCTGAGCCCAGCCTACAGTCTGGGCTCTCTTACTGGGGCTTCACCCTGCCAGAGTCCCTGTGTCCAGAGGAAGCTCTCCAGCGGGGACTTGCGGGTGCCTGTCACAAGGGAGCGGAAAAATAGCATCACAGAGATCAGTGACAATGAGGACGACCTCCTGGAGTACCACCGGCGACAGCGCCAAGAGCGGCTCCGGGAGCAGGAGATGGAGAGGCTG GAACGCCAGCGCCTGGAGACCATCCTGAACCTGTGTGCCGAATACAGCCGGGCTGATGGGGGACCTGAGGCTGGGGAGCTTCCCAGCATTGGGGAGGCCACCGCAGCATTGGCACTGGCAGGCAGGAGGCCCTCACGAGGCCTTGCAGGGGCCTCTGGGCGGAGCAGCGAGGAGCCTGGAGTTGCCACCCAACGCCTATGGGAGAGTATGGAGCGCTCAGATGAGGAAAATCTCAAGGAGGAGTGCAGCAGCACTGAGAGCACCCAGCAGGAG CACGAAGATGCACCTAGCACCAAGCTCCAGGGAGAGGTGCTAGCCTTGGAAGAAGAGCGGGCTCAGGTGCTGGGGCGCGTGGAGCAGCTCAAGGTCCGTGTGAAGGAGCTAGAGCAGCAGCTGCAGGAGTCAGCCCGAGAG GCCGAAATGGAGCGGGCACTgctgcagggagagagggaggcagagcgGGCACTGCTGCAGAAGGAGCAGAAGGCAGTGGATCAGCTGCAGGAGAAGCTGGTGGCCTTGGAGACAGGCATCCAGAAGGAGAGGGACAAG GAGGCAGAGGCCTTGGAGACTGAGACAAAGCTCTTTGAGGACTTGGAGTTCCAGCAGTTGGAGCGGGAGAGCCGCGTGGAGGAGGAGCGCGAGCTGGCCGGCCAGGGGCTGCTCCGGAGCAAGGCTGAGCTGCTCCGCAGCATCGCCAAGAGGAAG GAGCGCCTGGCCGTCCTGGACAGTCAGGCTGGGCAGATCCGGGCTCAGGCCGTGCAGGAGTCAGAACGCCTGGCCCGGGACAAGAATGCCTCCTTACAGCTGCTGCAAAAG GAGAAGGAGAAGCTGACTGTGCTGGAAAGGAGATACCACTCACTCACAGGGGGCAGGCCTTTCCCGAAGACCACATCGACCCTCAAAGAG GTTTACCGCACCAAGATGGATGGCGAGGCCACCAGCCCCCTTCCCCGGACCCGCAGcggccccctcccctcctcctctggctcttcctcctcctcctcccagctcaGCGTGGCTACCCTGGGGCGTAGCCCCTCCCCAAAG AGCGCTCTACTCACCCAGAATGGCACGGGCAGCCTTCCTCGCAACCTGGCAGCCACACTGCAGGACATCGAGACCAAGCGCCAACTAGCTCTGCAGCAGAAGG GACAACAGGTGATTGAAGAGCAGCGGCGGCGACTGGCTGAGCTGAAGCAGAAAGCGGCAGCTGAGGCACAGTGCCAGTGGGATGCCCTTCACGGGGCAGCACCCTTCCCAGCGGGCCCCTCGGGCTTCCCCCCTCTCATGCACCACTCTATCCTACACCACCTGCCTGCGGGGCGGGAGCGTGGGGAGGAGGGTGAGCACGCCTACGATACGCTGAGTCTGGAGAGCTCTGACAGCATGGAGACCAGCATCTCCACCGGGGGCAACTCCGCCTGCTCCCCTGACAACATGTCCAG cGCGAGTGGTCTGGACATGGGGAAGATCGAGGAGATGGAGAAGATGCTGAAAGAGGCTCACGCAGAGAAGAACCGGCTCATGGAGTCGAGG GAGCGGGAGATGGAGCTGCGGCGGCAGGCCCTGGAGGAGGAGCGGCGGAGGCGTGAGCAGGTAGAACGGAGGCTGCAGAGTGAGAGTGCCCGGAGGCAGCAGCTGGTCGAGAAGGAGGTCAAGATGCGGGAGAAACAATTTTCCCAG GCACGACCCCTGACCCGCTACCTGCCAATCCGGAAGGAGGACTTTGACCTGAAGACACATATTGAGTCATCAGGCCATGGTGTTGATACCTGCCTGCACGTGGTGCTCAGCAGCAAG GTCTGCCGTGGCTACTTGGTCAAGATGGGCGGCAAGATTAAATCATGGAAGAAGCGCTGGTTTGTCTTCGACCGGCTCAAGCGCACCCTTTCCTATTATGTGG ACAAGCATGAGACGAAGCTGAAGGGAGTCATCTATTTCCAGGCCATTGAGGAAGTGTACTACGACCACTTGCGCAGTGCAGCCAAG aaGAGGTTTTTCCGCTTCACTATGGTGACTGAG AGCCCGAACCCAGCCCTCACCTTCTGCGTAAAGACCCATGACCGGCTGTACTACATGGTGGCCCCATCTGCAGAGGCCATGCGTATCTGGATGGATGTCATTGTCACAGGGGCTGAGGGCTACACTCAGTTCATGAACTAA
- the PHLDB1 gene encoding pleckstrin homology-like domain family B member 1 isoform X26, which produces MCAWRAKAAAERTPARPGGPLATAMHRLGRGRGRPPGTQELWSLRTMDAVNRNQTGPGCKTQTVVQKGPLDLIETGKGLKVQTDKPHLVSLGSGRLSTAITLLPLEEGRTVIGSAARDISLQGPGLAPEHCYIENLRGTLTLYPCGNACTIDGLPVRQPTRLTQGCMLCLGQSTFLRFNHPAEAKWMKSMIPTGGRAPGPPYSPVPAESESLVNGNHTPQTATRGPSACASHSSLVSSIEKDLQEIMDSLVLEEPGAAGKKPAATSPLSPMANGGRYLLSPPTSPGAMSVGSSYENTSPAFSPLSSPASSGSCASHSPSGQEPGPSVPPLVPARSSSYHLALQPPQSRPSGARSESPRLSRKGGHERPPSPGLRGLLTDSPAATVLAEARRATESPRLGGQLPVVAISLSEYPASGALSQPTSIPGSPKFQPPVPAPRNKIGTLQDRPPSPFREPPGSERVLTTSPSRQLVGRTFSDGLATRTLQPPESPRLGRRGLDSMRELPPLSPSLSRRALSPLPTRTTPDPKLNREVAESPRPRRWAAHGASPEDFSLTLGARGRRTRSPSPTLGESLAPRKGSFSGRLSPAYSLGSLTGASPCQSPCVQRKLSSGDLRVPVTRERKNSITEISDNEDDLLEYHRRQRQERLREQEMERLERQRLETILNLCAEYSRADGGPEAGELPSIGEATAALALAGRRPSRGLAGASGRSSEEPGVATQRLWESMERSDEENLKEECSSTESTQQEHEDAPSTKLQGEVLALEEERAQVLGRVEQLKVRVKELEQQLQESAREAEMERALLQGEREAERALLQKEQKAVDQLQEKLVALETGIQKERDKEAEALETETKLFEDLEFQQLERESRVEEERELAGQGLLRSKAELLRSIAKRKERLAVLDSQAGQIRAQAVQESERLARDKNASLQLLQKEKEKLTVLERRYHSLTGGRPFPKTTSTLKEVYRTKMDGEATSPLPRTRSGPLPSSSGSSSSSSQLSVATLGRSPSPKSALLTQNGTGSLPRNLAATLQDIETKRQLALQQKVESLPAEPLPTDDPAGQQVIEEQRRRLAELKQKAAAEAQCQWDALHGAAPFPAGPSGFPPLMHHSILHHLPAGRERGEEGEHAYDTLSLESSDSMETSISTGGNSACSPDNMSSASGLDMGKIEEMEKMLKEAHAEKNRLMESREREMELRRQALEEERRRREQVERRLQSESARRQQLVEKEVKMREKQFSQARPLTRYLPIRKEDFDLKTHIESSGHGVDTCLHVVLSSKVCRGYLVKMGGKIKSWKKRWFVFDRLKRTLSYYVDKHETKLKGVIYFQAIEEVYYDHLRSAAKKRFFRFTMVTESPNPALTFCVKTHDRLYYMVAPSAEAMRIWMDVIVTGAEGYTQFMN; this is translated from the exons GGAGGACGGTGATTGGCTCTGCAGCCAGAGACATCTCACTACAGGGCCCAGGCCTGGCTCCAGAGCACTGCTACATCGAGAACCTGCGGGGCACCCTCACCCTCTACCCCTGTGGCAATGCCTGCACTATTGATGGGCTCCCTGTCCGGCAGCCCACCCGGCTCACTCAGG GCTGCATGTTGTGCCTGGGTCAGTCCACCTTCCTTCGCTTTAACCACCCGGCTGAAGCCAAGTGGATGAAAAGCATGATTCCAACAGGGGGCCGAGCCCCTGGGCCCCCCTACAGCCCTGTTCCTG CAGAATCAGAAAGTCTGGTAAATGGGAACCACACCCCACAGACTGCAACACGGGGACCCTCTGCCTGTGCCAGCCACAGTTCCCTGGTGAGCTCTATTGAGAAGGACCTGCAAGAGATCATGGACTCACTGGTGCTAGAGGAGCCTGGAGCTGCTGGCAAGAAGCCTGCCGCAACCTCTCCACTGTCGCCGATGGCTAACGGTGGGCGCTACCTGCTGTCTCCCCCAACCAGCCCCGGCGCCATGTCTGTGGGCTCCAGCTATGAGAACACCTCTCCAGCCTTCTCTCCACTCTCTTCACCAGCCAGCAGTGGAAGCTGTGCCAGTCACTCACCCAGTGGGCAAGAGCCAGGACCTTCTGTGCCCCCGCTGGTACCTGCCCGTTCCTCCAGCTACCATCTGGCCCTACAGCCCCCACAGTCCCGCCCAAGTGGTGCTCGCTCCGAGAGTCCTCGGCTGAGCAGGAAAGGGGGCCATGAGAGGcctcccagccctggcctccGGGGTCTGCTGACAGACAGCCCTGCAGCTACTGTCTTGGCGGAGGCCCGGAGAGCCACTGAGAGCCCCCGGCTGGGTGGGCAGCTGCCTGTGGTGGCCATCAGCCTGAGTGAATACCCAGCTTCTGGTGCTCTCAGTCAACCCACCAGCATTCCTGGCAGCCCCAAGTTTCAGCCTCCAGTCCCTGCTCCCCGAAACAAGATTGGCACACTCCAGGACCGCCCTCCCAGCCCTTTCCGTGAGCCTCCAGGCAGTGAGCGGGTGCTAACAACCAGCCCCTCACGCCAACTGGTGGGCCGAACATTTTCAGATGGGTTAGCCACCCGTACCCTGCAGCCTCCTGAGAGTCCCCGCCTGGGCCGGCGGGGCCTGGACAGTATGCGAGAACTACCCCCCTTAAGTCCGTCTCTGTCCCGGCGAGCTCTCTCCCCCCTGCCCACCCGGACCACCCCAGATCCCAAGCTAAACAGGGAAGTGGCAGAGAGTCCTCGGCCCCGGCGCTGGGCAGCCCATGGGGCTTCACCAGAGGACTTCTCCCTGACGCTGGGGGCACGGGGCCGTAGGACACGGAGCCCCTCACCCACACTGGGTGAGTCTCTGGCACCCCGCAAGGGCAGCTTCAGTGGCAGGCTGAGCCCAGCCTACAGTCTGGGCTCTCTTACTGGGGCTTCACCCTGCCAGAGTCCCTGTGTCCAGAGGAAGCTCTCCAGCGGGGACTTGCGGGTGCCTGTCACAAGGGAGCGGAAAAATAGCATCACAGAGATCAGTGACAATGAGGACGACCTCCTGGAGTACCACCGGCGACAGCGCCAAGAGCGGCTCCGGGAGCAGGAGATGGAGAGGCTG GAACGCCAGCGCCTGGAGACCATCCTGAACCTGTGTGCCGAATACAGCCGGGCTGATGGGGGACCTGAGGCTGGGGAGCTTCCCAGCATTGGGGAGGCCACCGCAGCATTGGCACTGGCAGGCAGGAGGCCCTCACGAGGCCTTGCAGGGGCCTCTGGGCGGAGCAGCGAGGAGCCTGGAGTTGCCACCCAACGCCTATGGGAGAGTATGGAGCGCTCAGATGAGGAAAATCTCAAGGAGGAGTGCAGCAGCACTGAGAGCACCCAGCAGGAG CACGAAGATGCACCTAGCACCAAGCTCCAGGGAGAGGTGCTAGCCTTGGAAGAAGAGCGGGCTCAGGTGCTGGGGCGCGTGGAGCAGCTCAAGGTCCGTGTGAAGGAGCTAGAGCAGCAGCTGCAGGAGTCAGCCCGAGAG GCCGAAATGGAGCGGGCACTgctgcagggagagagggaggcagagcgGGCACTGCTGCAGAAGGAGCAGAAGGCAGTGGATCAGCTGCAGGAGAAGCTGGTGGCCTTGGAGACAGGCATCCAGAAGGAGAGGGACAAG GAGGCAGAGGCCTTGGAGACTGAGACAAAGCTCTTTGAGGACTTGGAGTTCCAGCAGTTGGAGCGGGAGAGCCGCGTGGAGGAGGAGCGCGAGCTGGCCGGCCAGGGGCTGCTCCGGAGCAAGGCTGAGCTGCTCCGCAGCATCGCCAAGAGGAAG GAGCGCCTGGCCGTCCTGGACAGTCAGGCTGGGCAGATCCGGGCTCAGGCCGTGCAGGAGTCAGAACGCCTGGCCCGGGACAAGAATGCCTCCTTACAGCTGCTGCAAAAG GAGAAGGAGAAGCTGACTGTGCTGGAAAGGAGATACCACTCACTCACAGGGGGCAGGCCTTTCCCGAAGACCACATCGACCCTCAAAGAG GTTTACCGCACCAAGATGGATGGCGAGGCCACCAGCCCCCTTCCCCGGACCCGCAGcggccccctcccctcctcctctggctcttcctcctcctcctcccagctcaGCGTGGCTACCCTGGGGCGTAGCCCCTCCCCAAAG AGCGCTCTACTCACCCAGAATGGCACGGGCAGCCTTCCTCGCAACCTGGCAGCCACACTGCAGGACATCGAGACCAAGCGCCAACTAGCTCTGCAGCAGAAGG TCGAGTCGCTTCCCGCCGAGCCCCTCCCAACCGACGACCCAGCAG GACAACAGGTGATTGAAGAGCAGCGGCGGCGACTGGCTGAGCTGAAGCAGAAAGCGGCAGCTGAGGCACAGTGCCAGTGGGATGCCCTTCACGGGGCAGCACCCTTCCCAGCGGGCCCCTCGGGCTTCCCCCCTCTCATGCACCACTCTATCCTACACCACCTGCCTGCGGGGCGGGAGCGTGGGGAGGAGGGTGAGCACGCCTACGATACGCTGAGTCTGGAGAGCTCTGACAGCATGGAGACCAGCATCTCCACCGGGGGCAACTCCGCCTGCTCCCCTGACAACATGTCCAG cGCGAGTGGTCTGGACATGGGGAAGATCGAGGAGATGGAGAAGATGCTGAAAGAGGCTCACGCAGAGAAGAACCGGCTCATGGAGTCGAGG GAGCGGGAGATGGAGCTGCGGCGGCAGGCCCTGGAGGAGGAGCGGCGGAGGCGTGAGCAGGTAGAACGGAGGCTGCAGAGTGAGAGTGCCCGGAGGCAGCAGCTGGTCGAGAAGGAGGTCAAGATGCGGGAGAAACAATTTTCCCAG GCACGACCCCTGACCCGCTACCTGCCAATCCGGAAGGAGGACTTTGACCTGAAGACACATATTGAGTCATCAGGCCATGGTGTTGATACCTGCCTGCACGTGGTGCTCAGCAGCAAG GTCTGCCGTGGCTACTTGGTCAAGATGGGCGGCAAGATTAAATCATGGAAGAAGCGCTGGTTTGTCTTCGACCGGCTCAAGCGCACCCTTTCCTATTATGTGG ACAAGCATGAGACGAAGCTGAAGGGAGTCATCTATTTCCAGGCCATTGAGGAAGTGTACTACGACCACTTGCGCAGTGCAGCCAAG aaGAGGTTTTTCCGCTTCACTATGGTGACTGAG AGCCCGAACCCAGCCCTCACCTTCTGCGTAAAGACCCATGACCGGCTGTACTACATGGTGGCCCCATCTGCAGAGGCCATGCGTATCTGGATGGATGTCATTGTCACAGGGGCTGAGGGCTACACTCAGTTCATGAACTAA